Part of the Paenibacillus terrae HPL-003 genome is shown below.
TGTCGCCCCTGAGCGACCTCCTGCCGCAATACCAGCCGTCGATTCTGCAGCCGCTACAGCAGGACTGCTCCCTAAAATACCGGCAAAAATATTGGTTACCGCCAGCACTCGCAAGCTGTTCTTGAACGTGTCTGGTCTTCCGATCATGTTGGTCTGCGCTGCAATCATCCCAATGTTTTCGAACAAAACAATTAGCAGTAGCAGAAAAACAGCGATCCAGAAGGCTACCGAAACGATGCCTGAAAAGGATAGCTCACCAAACAGTTGCCCATACTGCCGTACTGTTTCGGAGGTTCGCACTCCACTTGTCGGTTCTACAGCCCCCAGTACGTAGGCAAGTCCTGTTCCTGCCAAAATACTAATTAGCAGCCCTCCCTGCACGTTGCGCACAAACAACACAATAGCGAGCAGCAATGTTACACAAGCCGTGATGACCTTCGGATCATTAAAATGGCCGATAGCGACAAAAGTCGTTTGGTGAGCAATCACGATGCCGCTTTTTTGCAATCCGATAAAGGTCAAAAACAAACCAATTCCTACCGTAATTCCGTGCTGTAAATTATGAGGAATCGCCTGGCTAATCAGCTTGTACAAGGACGTAAATGCAACAACGGCGAATATAATACCTGTAATGGTGACCACCATCAATGCTTCCTGCCAGCTCAGCTTCATAGAATGTACAAGCGTATAAGTGAAAAAAGCATTAATCCCCATCCCTGGTACAACAACCATTGGGGACTTTCCGCCAAAGGCCATAAGCAGGCAGCCGATAATCGACGTGAGCAGTGTACCCAGCATTGCTCCTTGTAATGGAATCCCGGCATCTGCCAAAATGGTCGCATTGACCATTACAATATATACAACGGAAAAATAGGAAATGGCACCAGCAACCACTTCCTTTTTCCAATGATGCTCGGGTTTGAAACCGAGACTTCTGGACCATAGTCCACCCTTCATACCAAAACCCTCCAGCAAGTTGTTCGATCTGTTTACAGCAAACGTATTACCCACTTTCAGACTTACACGCCAGCGTTGTTTAACAAATCCTTGACAGCCACACTGACCATGATCAACCCTGCCACGGGAGGTACAAAAGCATTAC
Proteins encoded:
- a CDS encoding NCS2 family permease is translated as MKGGLWSRSLGFKPEHHWKKEVVAGAISYFSVVYIVMVNATILADAGIPLQGAMLGTLLTSIIGCLLMAFGGKSPMVVVPGMGINAFFTYTLVHSMKLSWQEALMVVTITGIIFAVVAFTSLYKLISQAIPHNLQHGITVGIGLFLTFIGLQKSGIVIAHQTTFVAIGHFNDPKVITACVTLLLAIVLFVRNVQGGLLISILAGTGLAYVLGAVEPTSGVRTSETVRQYGQLFGELSFSGIVSVAFWIAVFLLLLIVLFENIGMIAAQTNMIGRPDTFKNSLRVLAVTNIFAGILGSSPAVAAAESTAGIAAGGRSGATPLVTAILFGATFFFIPLLAYIPDSAIAPVLIIIGGLMVQNVREMDFSDFTEAFPAFLIMVMMPFTYSIVDGMAFGFIAYPVAKLAAGRGKEVPVALYIISVLFVANFVLHSLV